One stretch of Anabas testudineus chromosome 24, fAnaTes1.2, whole genome shotgun sequence DNA includes these proteins:
- the apobb.1 gene encoding apolipoprotein Bb, tandem duplicate 1, whose product MNAINGASPLKNGPKASCIVELEVPQTCSFIIRTTGCSLTEVVDTDAGGNPVFRPAPSSEAFAAEMEKYPLKFVIEGVYDVKLYPEDGETTTILNIKRGIISALAVPLLEEDKNKNMPTIHGKCKTHYQVNAREDIATDITLNRDLSRCDRFVPIGDYTSPLALIAGMRYPLAQLVRSSQTCNYKFDNEKKHMTSGSCTENHILIPFSHKGEYGVTNVGKQELTLVQVFPHNDRVFEHSDIVKGLHMEAVEDKSVIQDKDAVLKLLRELATLPESEGERRANLFHELVTIVRGMKTATLSPAIPEALAVSHVLTYQVLAQCGTPECSSAIMQILRTFDSSSFKIDATVFAMGLLSNPSALLISDMLEMAKYKPSKSVMYALSNVVKRFYNAEGKLIPEIHSVAEFMAKRLGDCSGDDDDTFLTLRVIGNMAPAVVPASPALRAAVIKCVNQPSASLAVQQAAIQVYRLTPVPDNDREVLMQVLLDGASPVQKRIAAYLVLMKDPQPSELVRLTEAISSEQDVQVKSFVISHITNILSSTDPETQELRQKIRDALQGNEIGPLMDGTKFSHNYKTGSVEGNMIFEGTSYLPKEVMLEMTLKAFGYDIDMMEIGIESKGFEPTVDALFGENGFFPDTALKTMYFVSDNVPLSVNEILQNMLPALKKNRMKRQTSKNLAREIGDNINKLMKELENSQSPEAMVYLRLLGNELGYLRTSEMEGMAYSAAMMFESMFQMFPTDLMAALMTKGDNTIFAHYIFMDNEFFLPTLTGVPLRIALSGTFTPGIKGGLKIARDMNEVTFMPSAAVEFETHFGSHIPEYVNSGLEMHTNIFHESGLNAKIAVTRDQVKLTIPAPTSPTKLIKITNTLVAVTGTELKTIPPSVMDRIDVSKCTSVFAGMNYCTALQYTDAFSQETSPYFPFTGDSKFAVELHPTGEVTEYTATVGYELLREGEEGRQRVDSVKFILRAEGAEPTEARAIFKYNRRKNVITADIQIPDFDVEAGLRLSVVDGNTRGKGTHSISLDFINKNIPQLSLVGRANLKAMKEGMLQGQLLVPSINADATVTANMKSDGELAMELKSEIKFMNAKTEQKIAMTYDGKKIAVGFKSDVNTKTSILPGANVFEKYGNTFLDTKVGQTDVKVRHIFKKFVEAANNYMEKYGADIPYIQNLRVPDMPEISLPETLFLTTEAKAAYHFNNEHFTIAIPLPLGGKSTEEFNFPPVLTTPTMYLPQLGLEIVSMEIPLPEFVIPESLSLSIPLFGKVEASTLMKSNLYNMEASMAVGKDTFKKPRYSATFDFKGTSPLDILSIKFEGLGVLAIADSIKAHLKSSLAHKFIEASFSIAEETIITDKIYLKSSSKIEAMSPFGVSFALEHTGMTGIDGNEISADNNFEGMFKAGPMYGKTISNQSFAIFPFRPEAKFDSTIQFDSTIIRAQNTIAAALANGEFSVMSNTNAFEDILTHVAELSFKDRKLSLKWDGNARALGMKIRNQAEASAGASEVIMRIETNAEHSENQANYLLTASLDSNGSEINSNAIVTFSENKATHKAAVKINKDGLTASGKTTLQSPLSLENSFNVGVDFSKATLSITNRAALANVKVNNANILTITLSSLDFNSKSEAAASEYASYTHDITIGLKPYSASADVDNNLKLLATNFINEAKLRAELSNIDLTGSLKATSGNDEIKHTYQLSYVDMTATAKFSTTGNVFGMKMNQNTDLEVAGLAAMFTSVARFNSQSMRFDHSIRCSIVPFNVNFDAIFNADGEITLYGKHSGQLYGKFLLKAHPLAFASVHECRASVTHTLDNEFSLETTFDNKMDTVLSLQEQKTSFRITSKMNEHAFNHGMSIYNTAERTGIEISSTILTNILNTDSPENQEFTISGFLKYDKNTNVIQFPLIENLPAILENIKGSVAEVLLFIDYDELGDLLEALPRDVSELISELNIEGMINRLKQHFNDFMQESISIEDLKAFQKNLERSVESLLFGALFFTGHVLTRINEVMSANAVVQEIQQHLQALDKKYDISIVIIRNIEYVIDIIDKMISPCIEELPNLISEDFLKDPVAYVIEVAEDLDILGKINIFHAKIKELIVKFEVDRIIQAALDKSVELNKQFRIGETISAVLTSVYNANILNMKDFESAIKYFKSIEVKDIIQQINLFIEIMVQQLNMLNYNYFVDSTNEVIAVCTARLNKLIMTSEIPQKLVATKDFVNFVLSSVRGFMEHLREIKIAEIIEIVQDIIDKGVIGNIKEFAKLLKQKIANVNVRDGIIIYLEVLNRCYINFITTITDTFIDIVERIEEVTPKQKITKEIQQIINGFSKELKKAEFIVPSFTIPLTDLIVPSTVIQMGDLKIPMQLEIPEFTIMGTFLVEPTTVSFDDIKQIIIKLIDFIVNIDIKGFDVDAFLGDLKMNYLPSIPEITFPEITIPEISFPTIPNVPVERLFNSLQVPEIKLPTIPTEIIVLPCFGKLSGEIKFLTPIYTLKMSAEFKNSTENEMAPQFTGFLSSQATSPHFEILNYKLDSTTRIAIPKMSRVVLTETMKFNHLALGLDHQASVTFYGQSAQAQAKTTVKVTTKPYTASIVNTAVVAVEEGMSASLNTIYNHKVDLPCIDVRCEATVTQKSIAHQHGLTFTLTVDNSGESTINGDKGNHKSNLQLSLTPSTVKLTFSGDTDSNILKVKQQITAESGTFNYFKFNVRNEAEAPAIKNSLLVVSGHGNLYDMKVELKGNHDTELHGEVSGVLSNSINFVARPVEFVYEFQNKGNVMVSIFKSVIAKIDLQNDYSVILRPESQQVATVALARLNDYKIFYNFTLNNNENEAGIFVAMESAGNLHFLTVPFSIPEIDLPSIDFHTPAISDLNLYEHIGLQSIFTSTEQTVNADAKIVYQKSQAAPLAYVMGLIQIPHVGNVITELSFKSAIINLNANAGLYAEDNLVFRLGATTVSVFEGLKAKLHGTTSLTAKRGLKLASSLSLENRHIECSHNSTISISPETFETAVSVVTVAKIDLPILNLETKQSLVANTQTKPNAISSLTMKGDFNIPVINTVGTAEAAHNLKLDGTFKYISMESTTKAKLDGTVLTNSLVWEFLDNEVNVYLNHEGLRSTSKVAADLKLNHGTTKVIAIYVNENLDIEASLSHVYAVLKYTGNNEAKLPNFNTKGKHTAQATIDLAPTSSLTANVEIDIFQPSNLGDLIIQEKTVAEVTVPKQKISTNAKFSSPLYTINLEADLEGHLPVFKMNLKSSGSSDIVLLEYDMQASSTANIENDALSMISKFTMTGNDLTMEVDHVITQALRMERQTHDSVSRHTLNVEITSPTVTYGNLHYDAGSNGLSTSVSTLYTGLLGLQFNAGDPSQINARVYGRHPYGQFAL is encoded by the exons ATGAATGCCATAAATGGAGCCTCGCCACTTAAGAACGGACCCAAGGCGTCTTGCATT GTTGAACTTGAAGTGCCACAGACTTGCAGTTTCATCATCCGCACCACCGGCTGCAGCCTGACTGAGGTGGTTGACACGGACGCAGGGGGAAACCCTGTGTTCAGACCTGCACCCAGTTCTGAGGCTTTTGCTGCTGAAATGGAGAA ATATCCTCTAAAGTTTGTCATTGAGGGTGTGTATGATGTAAAACTCTACCCTGAGGACGGTGAGACAACAACTATCCTGAACATCAAAAGGGGTATTATCTCTGCCCTGGCTGTACCTCTGCTGGAAGaagacaagaacaagaacatG CCCACTATCCACGGCAAGTGCAAGACTCATTACCAAGTCAATGCAAGAGAGGACATTGCAACTGACATCACCCTAAATAGGGATTTGTCCAGATGTGACAGATTTGTACCAATAGGAGATTACACGAGCCCCCTGGCACTAATCGCTGGCATG CGTTACCCTCTAGCTCAGCTGGTCAGAAGCTCCCAAACCTGCAACTACAAGTTTGACAATGAGAAGAAACACATGACGTCTGGCTCCTGCACTGAGAACCACATTCTCATTCCCTTTTCTCACAA AGGAGAATATGGAGTGACAAATGTGGGAAAGCAAGAACTGACTCTGGTTCAGGTTTTTCCTCACAACGACAGAGTCTTTGAGCACA GTGACATTGTTAAGGGGCTTCACATGGAGGCTGTTGAGGATAAGAGTGTCATCCAGGATAAAGATGCAGTTCTGAAACTCCTGAGAGAACTGGCTACTCTGCCTGAATCTGAGGGCGAGAGGAGGGCCAACCTCTTCCACGAACTTGTTACCATCGTCCGTGGAATGAAGACTGCGACCCTGAGTCCCGCCATTCCTGAGGCTCTTGCCGTGTCCCATGTCCTGACCTACCAGGTTCTAGCCCAATGTGGAACCCCTGAGTGCAGCAGTGCCATCATGCAGATCCTCAGGACCTTCGACAGCTCTTCATTTAAGATCGACGCTACTGTTTTTGCTATGGGACTCCTATCCAATCCCTCTGCTCTCCTGATCAGTGACATGCTCGAGATGGCCAAATATAAGCCCAGCAAGTCTGTAATGTACGCCCTGAGCAATGTTGTCAAGAG GTTTTACAATGCTGAAGGAAAACTGATCCCTGAGATTCACTCTGTGGCTGAATTTATGGCCAAAAGGTTGGGCGACTGTTCTGGTGATGACGACGACACTTTCTTGACACTGAGA GTTATTGGAAACATGGCTCCAGCTGTGGTACCTGCCAGTCCTGCGCTGAGAGCTGCTGTGATTAAGTGTGTGAACCAGCCTTCAGCTTCTCTTGCTGTACAGCAGGCTGCCATCCAAGTGTACAGACTGACTCCTGTCCCCGACAAT GATAGAGAGGTTCTCATGCAGGTGCTTTTGGACGGCGCTAGCCCCGTGCAGAAACGTATTGCTGCATATCTAGTACTTATGAAGGACCCACAGCCAAGTGAACTGGTTCGGCTGACTGAAGCTATATCCAGTGAGCAGGACGTACAAGTCAAGAGCTTTGTTATTTCCCACATTACCAATATTCTGTCTTCAACTGACCCAGAAACCCAAGA actgagacagaaaaTCCGTGATGCCCTGCAGGGTAATGAGATCGGGCCTCTCATGGACGGCACTAAGTTCTCTCACAACTACAAAACAGGATCTGTGGAAGGCAACATGATCTTTGAGGGCACTAGTTACTTGCCCAAGGAGGTCATGCTGGAAATGACTCTAAAAGCATTTGGCTATGACATCGACATGATGGAG ATTGGTATAGAAAGCAAAGGGTTTGAGCCAACGGTAGATGCACTGTTTGGAGAGAATGGATTCTTTCCTGACACTGCCCTAAAGACAATGTACTTTGTCTCTGACAACGTGCCACTTAGCGTAAACGAGATCCTGCAGAACATGCTGCCTGCTCTGAAGAAGAACAGAATGAAAAGACAG ACATCCAAGAACCTGGCCAGGGAGATTGGAGACAACATCAACAAATTGATGAAAGAACTGGAGAATTCACAGTCTCCCGAGGCAATGGTTTACCTTAGACTTTTGGGAAATGAGTTGGGATATCTGAGAACCAGCGAAATGGAGGGGATGGCCTACTCTGCAGCCATGATGTTTGAGAGCATGTTCCAGATGTTCCCAACTGAT ctgatggcagcACTGATGACTAAAGGTGACAACACAATCTTTGCTCATTACATCTTTATGGACAATGAATTCTTCCTTCCTACTCTCACTGGTGTGCCACTAAGAATTGCACTGTCGGGTACTTTCACCCCTGGCATCAAGGGTGGTCTTAAGATTGCCCGTGACATG AATGAAGTTACCTTCATGCCTTCAGCTGCCGTCGAATTTGAAACTCACTTTGGCTCCCACATCCCTGAATATGTTAACTCCGGATTAGAGATGCACACCAACATTTTTCATGAGAGTGGACTCAATGCTAAGATCGCTGTAACACGTGACCAAGTCAAACTAACCATCCCTGCTCCCACGAGTCCTACAAAGCTCATCAAAATAAC AAATACTCTGGTGGCTGTGACTGGAACAGAGTTAAAGACCATTCCCCCATCAGTGATGGACAGGATAGATGTTAGTAAGTGCACGTCGGTCTTCGCTGGAATGAACTACTGCACCGCTCTGCAGTACACTGACGCCTTCTCTCAGGAGACCTCCCCCTACTTCCCCTTCACTGGAGACAGCAA ATTTGCTGTGGAGCTACACCCTACTGGTGAAGTTACAGAGTACACAGCCACTGTTGGCTATGAACTCCtcagggagggagaggagggtcGACAGAGAGTTGACTCTGTGAAGTTCATTCTGAGGGCTGAAG GTGCAGAACCCACTGAAGCCAGAGCGATCTTTAAATACAACAGAAGGAAGAATGTAATCACAGCTGACATCCAGATCCCTGACTTCGATGTGGAGGCTGGACTCAGGCTGAGTGTTGTTGATGGAAACACCAGAGGAAAAGGAACTCATTCAATTTCACTTGACTTTATAAACAAGAACATCCCACAGCTCTCCCTGGTTGGCCGTGCCAA TCTCAAGGCCATGAAGGAAGGTATGCTGCAAGGACAACTTCTTGTCCCCTCAATAAACGCTGATGCCACTGTCACAGCTAACATGAAAAGTGATGGAGAACTTGCAATGGAGCTTAAGAGTGAAATCAAGTTTATGAACGCCAAAACTGAGCAGAAAATCGCAATGACATATG ATGGCAAAAAGATTGCAGTTGGGTTCAAGTCTGATGTGAACACTAAGACCAGCATCTTGCCAGGCGCTAATGTGTTTGAGAAGTATGGCAATACATTTCTGGATACAAAGGTGGGGCAGACTGACGTGAAAGTGCGTCACATCTTCAAGAAGTTTGTGGAG GCAGCAAACAACTATATGGAAAAATATGGCGCAGATATCCCTTACATTCAGAACCTTAGAGTACCTGACATGCCTGAGATTTCTCTGCCAGAGACACTGTTCCTGACTAC tgagGCTAAGGCTGCTTACCACTTTAACAATGAGCACTTCACTATTGCTATCCCTCTCCCTCTTGGAGGAAAATCAACAGAGGAGTTTAACTTCCCACCAGTTTTGACAACACCTACCATGTATTTGCCTCAGTTGGGACTGGAGATAGTCTCTATGGAGATTCCCCTCCCAGAGTTTGTTATTCCTGAGAGTCTTAGTCTGTCTATTCCTCTTTTTGGCAAAGTTGAGGCGTCAACTCTGATGAAGAGCAATCTGTATAACATGGAGGCCTCAATGGCTGTGGGAAAGGATACTTTTAAAAAGCCAAGATACTCAGCTACATTCGATTTTAAAGGGACCTCCCCACTTGACATCCTCTCAATAAAGTTTGAAG gCTTGGGAGTTTTGGCCATTGCTGATTCAATTAAGGCCCATTTGAAAAGCTCTTTAGCCCATAAATTCATTGAAGCCAGTTTCAGTATTGCTGAGGAGACAATCATCACAGacaaaatctatttaaaatcGAGCAGCAAGATTGAAGCTATGAGTCCATTTGGGGTCAGTTTTGCACTAGAGCACACTGGAATGACTGGAATCGATGGTAATGAAATCTCTGCTGATAACAACTTTGAGGGAATGTTCAAAGCTGGACCCATGTATGGCAAGACCATTTCAAACCAATCATTTGCCATCTTCCCATTCAGACCAGAGGCAAAGTTTGATTCTACTATTCAGTTTGACTCCACAATTATTAGGGCTCAGAATACAATTGCTGCAGCCCTTGCCAATGGTGAGTTCTCAGTTATGTCAAACACCAATGCCTTTGAAGACATCTTGACACATGTTGCTGAGCTTTCCTTCAAAGACCGCAAGCTGTCACTGAAATGGGATGGAAATGCCCGTGCTCTTGGTATGAAGATCCGCAACCAGGCTGAAGCCTCTGCTGGTGCCAGTGAAGTCATCATGAGAATAGAGACAAATGCAGAGCACTCTGAAAACCAGGCCAACTATCTGCTGACTGCCTCTCTTGATTCTAATGGGTCGGAAATAAACAGCAACGCCATTGTGACGTTTTCTGAGAATAAAGCTACTCacaaagctgctgtaaaaatCAACAAGGATGGGTTGACCGCAAGCGGAAAAACCACTCTGCAGAGCCCCCTGTCTCTGGAAAATTCCTTCAATGTTGGAGTTGATTTTTCAAAAGCTACATTATCCATCACAAACAGGGCAGCACTGGCTAACGTCAAGGTTAACAATGCCAACATCCTGACCATTACACTCTCTAGCCTTGACTTCAACTCTAAATCTGAAGCTGCCGCAAGTGAGTATGCCTCTTACACTCATGATATCACCATTGGCCTGAAACCCTACTCTGCTTCTGCAGATGTTGATAACAACTTGAAACTTCTGGCCACCAATTTCATTAATGAGGCTAAGCTGAGGGCAGAGCTTTCCAACATCGATCTAACTGGAAGCCTGAAAGCCACCTCTGGCAATGACGAGATCAAGCACACCTATCAGCTAAGTTATGTTGATATGACTGCTACTGCGAAATTCAGCACCACTGGAAATGTCTTTGGAATGAAGATGAACCAAAATACTGACCTTGAAGTTGCTGGTCTTGCTGCAATGTTCACCAGTGTTGCCCGTTTCAACTCACAGTCAATGCGCTTTGACCACTCCATCCGTTGCAGTATTGTTCCTTTTAATGTCAACTTTGATGCCATTTTCAATGCTGATGGAGAAATCACCCTGTATGGAAAACACAGTGGCCAGCTCTATGGCAAGTTTCTTCTGAAAGCACACCCTCTGGCTTTTGCTAGTGTGCATGAATGCAGAGCATCAGTAACGCATACTCTAGATAATGAGTTTTCACTTGAGACCACTTTTGACAACAAGATGGACACTGTTCTTTCACTCCAAGAGCAGAAGACCAGTTTTAGAATAACATCTAAAATGAATGAGCATGCCTTTAATCATGGCATGAGTATTTACAACACTGCAGAGAGGACTGGAATTGAGATTTCTAGCACCATCCTCACAAACATCCTCAACACAGACTCCCCAGAGAACCAGGAATTCACAATCTCTGGTTTCCTCAAGTATGACAAGAACACAAATGTAATCCAGTTCCCCCTAATTGAAAATCTACCTGCCATATTGGAAAACATTAAAGGCAGTGTTGCAGAGGTACTGCTATTCATCGACTATGATGAGTTAGGGGATTTACTTGAAGCTCTTCCTCGGGATGTAAGTGAGTTAATATCTGAACTGAATATAGAAGGCATGATAAATCGGTTGAAGCAGCATTTCAATGATTTTATGCAAGAATCGATCTCTATAGAGGATTTAAAAGCCTTTCAGAAAAACCTAGAGAGGTCTGTTGAAAGTCTACTTTTTGGTGCCCTGTTTTTCACGGGACACGTGCTTACTAGAATAAATGAAGTTATGTCGGCCAACGCTGTCGTACAGGAGATACAGCAACACCTGCAAGCCTTAGATAAAAAATATGACATCTCTATTGTCATAATCAGAAACATTGAATATGTGATAGACATCATAGATAAGATGATTTCACCTTGCATTGAAGAACTACCGAATCTGATTTCTGAAGATTTTCTTAAAGATCCAGTAGCTTATGTCATAGAAGTGGCTGAAGATCTTGACATCTTAGGTAAAATCAATATATTCCATGCCAAGATAAAAGAGCTGATTGTAAAATTTGAGGTTGACAGAATTATTCAAGCTGCTTTGGACAAGTCTGTGGAGCTCAACAAACAATTCAGAATTGGAGAAACCATCAGCGCTGTACTCACTTCAGTGTATAATGCAAACATACTAAACATGAAAGACTTTGAAAGTGCTATCAAGTACTTTAAATCAATTGAGGTCAAGGATATAATTCAACAAATCAATCTGTTCATTGAAATTATGGTGCAACAACTGAATATGTTGAATTATAATTACTTTGTGGATAGTACCAATGAAGTTATTGCTGTGTGCACAGCTAGACTAAATAAGCTGATCATGACCTCTGAAATCCCCCAGAAGCTCGTGGCAACAAAAGATTTTGTCAACTTTGTCTTATCCTCTGTTAGAGGTTTTATGGAACACCTGAGAGAAATCAAAAtagcagaaataattgaaatcGTCCAGGATATCATTGATAAGGGTGTGATTGGAAACATTAAGGAATTTGCTaaacttttaaaacagaaaattgcAAATGTGAATGTTAGAGATGGTATTATCATCTATTTGGAGGTGCTAAACAGGTGCTACATAAATTTCATAACAACCATCACAGATACATTTATTGATATAGTTGAAAGGATTGAGGAGGTAACACCTAAACAAAAAATCACCAAGGAGATACAGCAGATCATAAATGGTTTCAGTAAGGAACTGAAGAAAGCTGAGTTCATTGTGCCATCCTTCACCATTCCTCTCACTGACCTCATAGTGCCTTCCACAGTGATCCAAATGGGTGATCTTAAAATCCCAATGCAGCTGGAAATCCCCGAATTCACCATCATGGGCACCTTCCTTGTGGAACCTACAACTGTTTCTTTTGATGACATCAAGCAGATAATCATTAAACTAATTGACTTCATTGTAAACATTGACATTAAAGGGTTTGATGTGGATGCTTTCTTAGGAGACCTGAAGATGAACTACCTCCCTTCCATACCTGAGATAACCTTTCCAGAAATCACTATTCCAGAGATTTCATTCCCTACCATCCCAAACGTCCCTGTAGAAAGGCTTTTCAATTCTCTTCAGGTTCCTGAGATTAAGCTGCCAACCATTCCAACTGAGATCATTGTCCTTCCATGTTTTGGTAAACTCTCTGGTGAGATCAAATTCCTCACTCCCATCTACACACTCAAGATGTCTGCTGAATTCAAGAACTCCACGGAGAATGAAATGGCACCTCAGTTCACTGGATTCCTTAGTTCCCAGGCCACATCGCCACATTTTGAAATTCTTAATTACAAACTTGACTCCACTACCCGTATTGCAATCCCTAAAATGAGCCGTGTTGTCTTAACTGAGACTATGAAGTTCAATCATCTTGCTCTTGGACTTGACCATCAGGCATCTGTTACTTTCTATGGGCAATCAGCTCAGGCTCAGGCCAAGACTACAGTTAAGGTTACAACTAAACCTTATACTGCTAGCATTGTGAACACAGCCGTTGTTGCTGTGGAAGAAGGGATGTCTGCTTCTCTCAATACAATATATAATCATAAAGTGGACCTTCCATGCATTGATGTGAGATGTGAGGCCACTGTAACCCAGAAATCAATTGCTCACCAACATGGTCTCACCTTTACTCTAACAGTTGATAATTCAGGGGAAAGCACAATTAATGGCGATAAAGGCAACCACAAGAGCAATTTGCAATTGTCTCTCACTCCAAGTACCGTCAAACTAACTTTCTCTGGCGACACAGACTCAAACATCTTAAAGGTGAAGCAGCAAATTACTGCTGAATCTGGCACCTTTAACTACTTCAAGTTTAATGTCCGCAATGAGGCAGAGGCCCCAGCAATTAAGAACAGTCTGCTTGTAGTATCTGGGCACGGCAACCTTTATGATATGAAGGTTGAGCTGAAAGGAAACCATGACACAGAACTGCATGGTGAAGTCAGTGGAGTCCTATCCAATTCAATCAACTTTGTAGCCCGTCCTGTTGAGTTTGTGTATGAATtccaaaacaaaggaaatgtcatggttagcatttttaaatctgtgattGCTAAGATAGATCTGCAGAATGACTACTCAGTCATCTTAAGACCTGAGAGCCAACAGGTGGCCACAGTAGCTCTTGCTCGCCTTAATGACTACAAAATATTCTACAACTTCACtcttaataataatgaaaacgAGGCTGGAATCTTTGTTGCCATGGAAAGTGCTGGTAATCTTCACTTCTTGACAGTCCCATTCAGCATTCCTGAGATTGACCTGCCTTCTATCGACTTTCATACTCCAGCTATCAGTGATCTGAACTTGTATGAGCACATTGGATTGCAGAGCATTTTCACTTCCACTGAGCAAACTGTTAATGCAGATGCCAAGATTGTCTACCAGAAAAGCCAGGCTGCTCCACTTGCTTATGTGATGGGCCTGATCCAGATTCCCCATGTAGGTAACGTGATCACAGAGCTGTCTTTCAAGTCTGCCATTATCAATCTGAATGCCAATGCTGGGCTCTATGCTGAGGATAATCTTGTGTTCCGTCTGGGAGCTACCACAGTCTCTGTGTTTGAGGGTTTAAAGGCGAAACTTCATGGCACCACCAGTCTGACCGCCAAGAGAGGACTCAAGTTGGCCAGTTCCCTGTCTcttgaaaacagacacattgaATGCAGTCATAACAGCACCATCAGTATAAGTCCTGAGACGTTTGAAACTGCAGTTTCTGTGGTTACTGTTGCAAAGATTGACCTGCCTATACTCAACctagaaacaaaacaatctcTAGTTGCAAACacccaaaccaaaccaaatgcTATCTCCTCCTTGACAATGAAGGGTGATTTCAACATCCCTGTGATCAACACTGTTGGAACAGCTGAGGCAGCCCACAATCTGAAGCTAGATGGAACCTTTAAGTATATTTCTATGGAATCAACAACCAAAGCAAAGTTGGATGGCACAGTACTTACAAACTCTCTAGTTTGGGAATTCCTGGATAATGAGGTTAATGTGTACCTTAATCATGAAGGCCTTCGCTCTACCTCCAAGGTTGCTGCCGATCTCAAGCTTAACCACGGCACTACCAAAGTCATTGCCATATATGTGAATGAGAATCTTGACATTGAGGCATCCCTGAGTCATGTGTATGCAGTGCTGAAGTATACTGGAAACAATGAGGCAAAACTGCCAAATTTCAACACCAAGGGGAAGCACACTGCCCAGGCAACCATTGATCTTGCACCAACCTCTTCCTTGACTGCTAATGTTGAGATTGATATCTTTCAACCAAGCAACCTGGGTGACCTAATTATCCAGGAGAAAACTGTTGCTGAAGTGACAGTCCCCAAGCAGAAGATATCTACCAATGCTAAGTTTTCTAGTCCACTGTACACCATAAATCTGGAAGCTGACCTAGAGGGTCATCTCCCAGTCTTCAAAATGAACCTTAAGTCCTCTGGCTCCTCTGACATTGTGCTCCTTGAATATGATATGCAGg CTTCTTCTACTGCAAACATTGAAAATGACGCCCTGAGCATGATTAGCAAGTTTACCATGACTGGCAATGACCTTACCATGGAAGTTGATCACGTCATTACCCAGGCCCTGAG aaTGGAGCGCCAGACTCACGATAG TGTATCTCGCCACACTCTGAATGTAGAAATCACCAGTCCTACTGTCACTTATGGAAACCTTCATTATGATGCTGGCAGTAATGGCCTCAGCACTTCAGTATCTACCTTGTACACTGGCTTACTTGGCCTCCAGTTCAATGCCGGAGATCCATCTCAGATTAATGCAAGGGTCTATGGTCGTCATCCG TATGGACAATTCGCTCTTTAA